The following are from one region of the Alicyclobacillus fastidiosus genome:
- a CDS encoding PTS glucitol/sorbitol transporter subunit IIA, with translation MKSVVTQIGEMALQFEEDHVIVFFGPKAPNELRDISLIHEPTKGVFDGSLLLPNHQLVLGEQVYDITRVGSEAANNFEELGHISVYFTEPPSEILPGAVYVKPHQWPDVQMGMTIEFR, from the coding sequence ATGAAATCAGTTGTTACACAAATCGGGGAAATGGCACTACAATTTGAAGAAGATCATGTCATTGTCTTTTTTGGACCGAAAGCCCCGAATGAATTGAGGGATATTTCCCTCATTCATGAGCCTACTAAAGGCGTGTTTGATGGGTCTTTGCTTCTACCTAACCATCAATTAGTCCTGGGTGAACAGGTATATGACATCACCCGTGTTGGCTCGGAAGCGGCGAACAACTTTGAAGAACTCGGTCATATCTCAGTATATTTCACAGAACCACCAAGTGAAATTCTTCCTGGCGCTGTGTATGTCAAACCCCATCAGTGGCCAGACGTTCAAATGGGGATGACCATCGAATTTCGTTGA